One Antedon mediterranea chromosome 1, ecAntMedi1.1, whole genome shotgun sequence genomic window, tttatatttatatatttgtaaagtgaaataaataaatgaaaatgaaatgaaatgaaatgactgttcaggcctagcctaggcctagctaagttTTGCAAACTGATTGAACATTgcaactttatttttattttgtttacagtacTTGCAATGGTGACCAATGGGAGTGTACTGAAAATAAATGTGGAGGTATGACTAGGCctagtttatatatatttttttctttatcctATGCTTTTTTCCAATTTCTAACACGTTTGCATGTTCTTTCTACTAGTATGCAATATAagctttatttattaatattttcaatgaTAATATAGCGCCaatgataattattttgtatgccTTCTTTCTCTTAGCCACCTGTTGGACTGCCGGTCTTGGCTCTTTCAAAACATTTGACAACAAGTACTACGAACATGAAGGTAACTGCGAACACTACCTTGCAAAGAACTGCCAACCTCAAGGTACGAAATACGAGATCAGATTGAAAACCGAGAACTGCTACGCTCAGGCCTCTGGTAAAGACAACCTGTGTAGAAAGTCCATCAACATCAGATACAAAGGGAGCAATGTTCGCGTGGGTTATGCCAGTGAAGTCATGGTTGATGGCGAAGAAATTGCCGTTTTCCCATGGTCTGAGCCTGGTATCTTCATTGAAAAACCAGTATATCATACAACCAAGGTATGTGTTTAcatgtatataaaatatttagttaatcatacattttttaagtaactaaaattgtattcattatttaaacTGTTTCCTTTGGTTTAAAAACTCTTATTTCCCCAGAAATGTATTACATGCCTACTTAaactctgtctgcactatcaaactagtttgaaaaaaaaagtgtgatgtgcctagaTATGGGAGTGAtgatatcaatcaatcaatcaatcgttcgatttatatagcgccattccaacattcattgctcatggcgctcatatgcttaaatatgacatcatcatttccatatatgggcacgtcacattttatttgtcacataaagtttgatagtgtagacagagctttaataacTTAATCAGTTTCTTCTCAGATTGTTTGATAAAAACATGGTTAAACGTATAACTATATTAcactatttataatatatacaataaatataaatgtgtaaaggtccatcatttatttttttcataggTCACTTTGGATATTGGGATTGAAATACTTTTTGATGAGCAAACACGTGTTCAAGTTTTCGCCAACAATGATCTCATTGACGCCACGTGTGGTTTGTGTGGAACGTTCAACAACAACATCGATGACGAGTTTCTTACTCCCTCAGGTAAAAAGACTAAACACATTTAAACAACTCTTTAAACTAAGCTAAGACGCAATGCAAGAATGTAAATTAAGCGCAATCCAAGAACGTATTTGACCAAAAGCAAGCGATTaaaatctgtctacactatcaaactttatgtgacaaaaatgtgatgtgcccatatttggacatgatgatgtcatatcactaccatatttgggcatatcactgtactattttgggcacattacactattttgatagtgaagacagagctttccttgcgttgcgtcctagggGGAACCAAAGTTTATTTGCCATATTAGGTTTTTTCTAAACTAAGGTGATTAAGAGTGAAGTTGTTTGTCatctgacaggatttgaaccaatgACTCCGGAGATCAAAAGCCAAACATCTTAACAATTAAGATTTACTCATTATATTTTTGTGTTCTAGGTGTGGTTGAAACAGATCTAGATTTGTTCTGGTTTAATTGGCTGGTAGATCTTTGGTGTAGTCCAAGCTTTACTCCAGTGGTTGCAGCTTGCGTTGCTTACGAAACAATGCAGCCGCTAGCAGATGATCTCTGTGCAGATTTGGTCCATAGTCTTGGTCCATTTTCAGGTAAGACATTTGTGACATGATTCGCGCATCTAGTATACTAAAACTTTCACCATACACAGATAATTGTATCTATAATTAGGCCGTGGGAAATTTTATGCTTCTCATTGGCTCGTTCTCATTTTGAAGCGCTTTTTAGGTAAACTCTCATCACAAGATTTTAATTGCATGCGCAAATGCAGCTGGATAAGTTGTAAATGCAGTGGCAACCAAACTAGGCATATACCCAGTTATTCTAACTCTATGCcaacaaattgtaaaaatatattaaaagaagaaaaataaggTAGGACTTCCAGTTGGCACCATCCAACTCAtgttctttttctttaaaaaaaacaaaaatgcagGGATGACAAGAACCATGTCATCTATTTCctttggccttgtttttttttgcaagcgctgtcaacactatcaaactttatgtgacaaaaaattgtgatgtgcccttgtatgggacatgatgatgtcatatcactaataccatatttggggacatcacacttttttgtcaaactagtttgatagtgtagacagacctttattttacaatttacttGATGAAACATAAACAGGCCATGATATACTGTGACTACACAGTACATTGCATCCAAATTTTGGCGATTTAGTGACCACAACCATATTTCCGATCTTGATCTGTTGTTTTCCCATGGTCTATTTTTAGATAAGCCTTAAGAAGGTAAGCCTTAAGGAGGTAAGCCTTAAGGAGGTAAGCCTTAAGAAGGTAAGCCTAAAGGAGGTCAGCACAAGGCTAAATTATCTTTCACTATCCCAGTCAATCCGCTTCAAATCCTTGTCATCCTACTCAGATATCCCGCTCTTTTCCTACTCATTCCACTTTGACACGGTCAAGGGTGTGACATTTTGAGTGCTTGTCAGGGTACTAATTCATCTTAATCCATTTCAACAAGGCCCAGGAATTTGATCATTTCCTCTGGTTTACCAATTAATATATTTGACACAATAAAGAGTTTTTAAAGTGATACATTTGCATATTCATAATTATGCGCAAAACTTTTCTTATGTTATATGTTGTCTATTATAGTTTTCAAAACACTCTTAAAAACccatcttttttctttgtaatttctttctgttttttctcagcgctttgggacaatcttttgattgtataagcgctatataaatccaacAACAGTACATTACATTTAATGtgacataatagttattcactccgACCAAAAactgtattgaaaaaaaaaattattttcctgaaaaagtgtaatttaaagcaaaaaatacttaatttatctgtcagacaatggtttttggttaaaattaacagtttatttttttataagtgaaataatttttttttaaacagaagtgaataactttattcaaattgcaaaatagcctaataaagtctgattttattaatcttcatttttcatgtttttggaggacaatacatctttaaatttcaGCACACATAAAATAACAAgcatgataattttttttttaaatagcctGTCACAGTAAGGTGAACCCTGACCCCTACTATGCAGCTTGTCAGTCCGACGTATGTAGCTGCGCTGAGGGCGCCAACTGtcattgtaatatttattcGCAATACGCAGCTGATTGTAGTGCAAATATGGTCACCGTTTCCTGGCGACCAACAACTAAAGGATGCTGTGAGTAgacattcaaatattttttatcttataaattgtttaattataattttcagaTACCATTTATGCcctagtattaattgtcattTGTATATAAGCTCTCAACTTAGCATGAGGTTAGGACATAATATTGGATGTAAACTagttggccaatcacaagcaacagtttggaTAATAAATTTCTTGTAATTGGTCAGATTAATTTCCTTTTGCTTTCGTCCTTGTATCCAAatcttttgatttatttaataataataacaatttttaatactAATTATAAGTGACCCAAGAATATTACATTAtggcttaaaaaaaaaaattaaaaaataaggtGACACAATAACAATTAGtgcaactaaaaaaaaaatggtacaaGAACAATATAGTGCATCAGTATCCATTGTACAGTAcctaaagcactgtctacactagcaaactttatgtgataaaaaatgtgatgtgcccatgtatggacacaatgatttcatatcactaccatatttgggcacattacacttttttttgtcaaactagatagtgtaaacagagctttattaaTTAAGAAATAACCTCAATACATttgattatacattttttatggtTAATAATTATGTCTTAAATAATACTTCATAGCTCTCGTTTGTCCTGTTGGAACTCAATACAGTGAATGCCACAACACGTGCAAATCCTCTTGTGGAGCCCAACTATCTGAGGTCAAATGTCATGACACGTGTGTATCGGGTTGCTCATGTCCTCCGGGGATGGTCTTCGATACAAACGGCTACTGTATTCCTGAAGACAGCTGCGAATGTCAGGCGTTTGGAAGATCGTTTGATTCTACAGACATACTAAGCCTTGAATGCAGTAAATGGTAAGATGAGTATTACTTTATCTTTTATATTCCAGATGTTGTCAAAATTGGCAAATAtgatttaaatacaaaatatagatactttacttaatttaaattttagttttttcaCATGATGAAAGAAATCAGTTTAAATCATATTATGTAACATATAAAAATGCTTTATTGTTGTAAAATTACATTCTTCACAAATGTAAAGACATACTCAGACAGCGTTGTAAGTCGAGACCCAATAAGTTGTATTGTCGGGCGAAAATTGAACATGTTTCATGTTTCCCGGCGACCTAAAACCATGCAACTTTGTCTCAAGACGGGATTCACCTCAAACAGCACCGAAAAGTCTTTGTCGGGAATTGTCTTATGCTGTCTGAATTAGCCTTAAGGTAATTagttaataaaatgattttgttcATAGTTCATGTGAAAAGGGGTCATGGAACTGTATATCAACTGGTTGTTACTGTGGCGAAAATGCTGAACTAACCGATTGCAAGCTACCAAATGAATGCCAAAAGACATGTGCAACTTTAAAGAGTGAAGCAGTCTGTTCTGACACTACATGCTTCCCAGGATGTCAATGTTCATCTGGATATGTGTTAGACGAAGTGTCTCGTAAATGTGTTTTGCCGTCTGATTGTTCATGCTACCATGGTGGAGTGGCGTATGCCTCTGGATCTGAGGCAAATATTGGTTGCAAGAGTTGGTAAGTAGAATTTAATTGATAAATTGATGggaaaatttgtttttgtttttttcatttctaaaaACAATTATGGTGCAGACCTTTCTACCGGTTTGTTCTCCCTTTATAAGTCAAGTctaacgctctgtctacactatcaaactttatgtgacacaaaaatgtgatgtgcccatacagtatatggacatgatgatgtcatatcactaccatatttgggcatatcactaccattttttttaaaactagttttatagtgtagacagagctttaaggtgTTTTGTTTAACTGATGGAGTGCCCCCACAATTCTACTATTCATTTATAGTTTTACTGTATATCCTTCTTCGGATTgtgaataaaacaaataaataattattatgcatAATTCTGTTGTTTAGTCAATGTTTAATTCCAATATTttgcaattactgcagtaattttatatttatttttatagttctTGTTCTGGTGGGGAATGGACATGCAATACTGACAAATGTCAAGGTATGATAATCTTACTGTTGTATCTTGCTTATTATActtgtattattgtgtacaaGTATTGACACCCAGAGACAGTGTGTACCAAATTCTAAAAACATTCCTATTTGGGGAAACTGGTTGTACCTAAAGTcattttaattgtatataattaattaattaactaattataTAACTCAACTCTATTAGTAAACTGGCTGTATTACATTAGGTGGTAAAAATCAGTCCCGAAGTATGTATCAACTTTCTATACTATTGAATAAAGACTCAAGACTAAGCCACAATTTGCTGAAATTTGCTcttaatataatgtatattatttgtgATAGaaccattttaattttaacttcTTGTAGGCTCATGTATGGCATGGGGCGAATCCCATTTCACCTCTTTTGATGGTCAAATGTTTGACTTCTCCGGTAACTGCCAATATGATTTGGTAAGCGTGAACGATGTGGCAAATAATATGAGATTCAACATTGGAATTCGAAATGAAGTTTGCAGTACCTCAGGACTAACATGTATCAAAGCTGTTATAATCAAACAATTTGATCAaggtattaatttatttttattatttttatgtgacTATTTTCAAGACagataagattttaaaaaagttaaaatggtGGAGTAAGAGTAGTTACTCTGGCCATGACTATTACTTGCTACTGACAAATTATGTACTTTTCTAAACTTGTcgaataaataatgtttttactattattaatgaTGTTGGTTGTTTCAATAGAGAATAACATAGATTTACCGTCAATGATAAACTAACACAGTAGTACAGATTTCAGAAAACTACAGTATGAGTATACACAAATGAATACAGgcaactttatttttattataatatttttttgtttttaccaGTTGTGGGCCAATGGGACACTTTAAAACTGGTACAAGGTGCTCCAGTAGTTGCCCCACGGGGCGCAGGTCTAAGTTTAAGAGAGCGTGGTCAATACATCATTGTTGATTCTTGCCTTGGCTATACAATCTTGTGGAACAGAGGAACATGGTTGCAAGTCAAAGTTCAACCTTTCTTAAGAAATAAGGTAAATTCAGCAACAATTATGTATATACCTGTTTACTATGAGTTTCTCTATCTTTCTTATATTTAgacaaattgccaaggataaccataagcaaattcattcactagacaaacatatacacaaaatgctttacataaacaaagtctttgggaatggagttgtaatttgtctttagaaaaaatcctgacatggcaggacttgaacccaaggacccttggattggtagtgGTGCATGGCtataccaatccaagggtcctgggtccACTACGTAGAGATGTTACTGTATAAGTGATTGATAGCAAAAtaatttgaatgttttaaattttattttgtgtagGTTAATGGTCTATGTGGTAATTTCGACGGCAATAAAACCAATGATTTTCAATCAAGAGACAGCAATGAAGTAATGTCAGTGGTGGACTTTGGAAACAGTTGGAAGGTATTGTTCTATCTTGTCTATCTTTCAAATACACTATAATATATATCTCT contains:
- the LOC140044880 gene encoding von Willebrand factor-like yields the protein MSQRYLLQAFLLLAICMTSSAFILNWFGNNKETDADKDSEDVFGVRAHAEEVIECPSDMEFIECGGPCQATCTNPYAECPTDGPECIGYCKCKDGLVRQGNRCIPLGECRCEYDGNLMNTGDVINVDCNNCTCNGDQWECTENKCGATCWTAGLGSFKTFDNKYYEHEGNCEHYLAKNCQPQGTKYEIRLKTENCYAQASGKDNLCRKSINIRYKGSNVRVGYASEVMVDGEEIAVFPWSEPGIFIEKPVYHTTKVTLDIGIEILFDEQTRVQVFANNDLIDATCGLCGTFNNNIDDEFLTPSGVVETDLDLFWFNWLVDLWCSPSFTPVVAACVAYETMQPLADDLCADLVHSLGPFSACHSKVNPDPYYAACQSDVCSCAEGANCHCNIYSQYAADCSANMVTVSWRPTTKGCSLVCPVGTQYSECHNTCKSSCGAQLSEVKCHDTCVSGCSCPPGMVFDTNGYCIPEDSCECQAFGRSFDSTDILSLECSKCSCEKGSWNCISTGCYCGENAELTDCKLPNECQKTCATLKSEAVCSDTTCFPGCQCSSGYVLDEVSRKCVLPSDCSCYHGGVAYASGSEANIGCKSCSCSGGEWTCNTDKCQGMIILLLYLAYYTCIIVYKY